The stretch of DNA GCCGTCATCGAGGCCGCCGGCACGCGCCATGAGAAGGTCGCGCGCGCCCTCGGAGCGCTTCTGGTGCGCTCCGCGGTCGCGGTGCCGGTCCGGATCGTCGCGGCGCGCGAGCTGGGACGGTTCGAGGGGAGCGCCGGCGCGGTCGAGGGACTTGTGCGCGCCGTGCGTTCTTCGGAGAACGCCGGCGGAAAGGCGCTGGGCGTGCGGATCGAAGCGCTTCGGGGGCTGGGCCGCCTGCGGGCCCGCGCCGCCGCCGGGACGGTGGATCGCCTGATCGAGGACCGCGATCTCTGGGTGGCCAAAGCGGCCATCGACGCGGCGGGGAGGATCGGTTCGCTCTCGTCCGTCGATCCCTTGATCCGGGCGCTGCGGCGCGTGGAAGGGCCCCAGGGGGATCAGGAAGTCGTGCCCGGCGATCTTTTCGGAGGGGCGTTGCCCGGCCATTCGCGGGAAGGGTCGGGCGGGACGAATTCGGCTCCCCGCACGGAACGGGCCCTTCTGCGCGAGCCGATTCTCCAGGCGCTCCGGGCGGTCACGGGGCACGACGCGCCCGACGCCCGCGCGTGGGCGGCGTGGTGGCGCAAGCGCCGCGGCGGAATGAAGCTGGGCGACTGATCGCTCGCCGTCCTCAGGGCGCCGCCCGACGGGCCATGATCAACGCCTGCATGTTGGTCCGGAATTTCTCCCGAAGCTCGCGGGGAACGGGCCGCCCTTCGGCGTCGAGCTTCTCCTGCGCGGCGGCGTAGAGCGTCTGGGCCTGGCGAAGGTCCTGAAGG from Planctomycetota bacterium encodes:
- a CDS encoding HEAT repeat domain-containing protein, translating into MTTVAVVWLALAVAALQGGGETAVEEALRKLRDAMADPRIGPDEKAAAVIEAAGTRHEKVARALGALLVRSAVAVPVRIVAARELGRFEGSAGAVEGLVRAVRSSENAGGKALGVRIEALRGLGRLRARAAAGTVDRLIEDRDLWVAKAAIDAAGRIGSLSSVDPLIRALRRVEGPQGDQEVVPGDLFGGALPGHSREGSGGTNSAPRTERALLREPILQALRAVTGHDAPDARAWAAWWRKRRGGMKLGD